A window of Loxodonta africana isolate mLoxAfr1 chromosome 3, mLoxAfr1.hap2, whole genome shotgun sequence genomic DNA:
GCATGAAGAGGCCAGATCCCCCCAGAGGAAAGCATCCAGTTCATGTTTCCACATTGCCATGATGACGCTTCTATTGATTACCACCGTAATGATAGTCATGATAATGGTAGCTGCCATTTTGAGCTCCTACGATGTGGCAGGTTATTTGCATGTTATCACTGATCTTTACAATAATTCTATATGGTAGATATTTCCAATTCATCAAATAGTTATTGCTTTCACTGCCCATTTATAGAAAAAGGGCACTGAGCTTCAGAGAGGGTACTGTGCCAAGGCCATGCAGCCTAGAAGTGGCTGGGTTAGGATCTGGAGCCCTGCCTATGGGATCCTAGAGCCCACCTTCTCCCCACTGGGCTACATGGTGCTCACAGCTTTGCACTGGATTCTTTTGGTGGGGTGAGGCTGGACTGGATAGGGGAAACTGGCTCCTCTTCTAGGCTCTCAACATGGTATCCTGGGACAGGAAAGAACCACAGAGATTGTCCTGACCTCAGCGGGAGTCACTTCCCAGAACTGCCTTGCCCATAGGAACCATTATGGAGGAACGCTTGACTAGCATCAGGAGAGCTCACTTTGGGTTCCAGCTCTACCACTGAATGCTGGGTGGCTTCCCTTGCCCCATTCTGGGCCTCAACTTATTCTCTTATGAAGTAGAGGTAGAGTAGGGTCTAGCAAATCTCCAAGCCCTTAAGGATTCTGCAAATAACCCCTTTCCCACTCTGGCCCAAACCTGCTCCGAAGGCAAAGAAGCAGATCTTGTCTTCATTCTCCTGAAGAAGGGCCATGACCCTCTTCCCCATCCGCTCATTCCTCTTGTAGATCAGCTCCTGGCGGAAGTAGCTGTCGATTTCCTGGGCTGTCACCTGCTCGTGTGGCGGAAGTGTGGTGTTGATAAAGTTGGGCAGCTGCAAAGGCAAGACAGAGGCTGCCTTCAGTTCTCTATGGGGCAAGGTGGGTTTCAAAGAAACATACACAGCCCAGGTGGGGCTGGGCAACTTACCTTAGTTGACTCTTACTGTGGGCTAAATGGTTTGTATGTTTCTCATCATTTTGAGAAGACTTTGAGATGAGTGCTGTTATTCCAGTTTCACAGATGAAGGAACAAGACTGGGAAAGATTTGGAGACATGTGCAAAGTCAAATAGCTAacaaagtggcagagctaggagaGCCCTAGGCTGCaggaccccatgtgtatcattCTGTCTTGTGTCTCTCTGCCTTATTTAACCTCAGCTTCCGCATACTGTGGTCCTAGGAGGCCGGGACACTGCTCATCTTGTTAACTGCTCTCACTTCAGTGCTGAGCCCAGTGCTGGTGCCTAGGAGGAATTCAGTTCAGCAAGGAGATGTAGAGGTCATCTGAGATGCCTGGTGTAGCAGAAAGGCCGTAGGGTACGGGATAAAGCTGACCTGGGCTTTATAAAGCTGTGCCTGCTCTgacactgtgtgactttgggcaaactaCTGAACTTTTCTGATCCCCGGGTTTCTCATTTGTAAGATGGGGCTgatgatgttgtgaggattagatgagatGATGCTTGCTGTCATGGGCTACATTAAGCCCACCTCACACTATAGAGATGAGGGGAAGGTGTCAGCACCCTCAATTTTTCCCAAGTCTGAGCCTGGGTTGGTCACCATCCGCTGCTACCACCATGTTCCCATCTATCTGCCCAGCTCCACCACCTCTCAGGACATAACCCAGACCTCTCTGTCCGTTCTTGAAAACTTCAACTCTAGGACCACAGCTTCACCCAGAATGATGGGCTGTTCAACAACCTAGCTTGGAAGTGCCCAGATTTCTGTGCTCTGGATCCTTCCCTACTGCCCCATTTCTATACCCAGCCACATGGCTGGAACAGCATCAACAACATACACTTGAATGAGGCAGAAAGGTCCTTGAGTTTAGGGACAGAGCCTTTCCCATTTCTGGGCCCCTGATGCCCGGTATAAGTAAAGGCTTTATTGACTATTGAAAAAAGAGTTGAGCTGCCCCTTCCTAACCACAAGTGCTTCCTCCTGGGTTCTTCCCCTCCCAGCGACCTGATATCTAAGCCCTGGTCTTTCTCTTCCTTTGTCTTTCCAACCTGGATGGCAGGTCCAGGTGTTCCAGAACTGTCTCTTCTAACACATATGTGGGGCCTGAGAGGAAATCATGGGGCCACTGAGAAAACTAAGGCCATCAGTCAGTACATACCTCTCTTTCTCCCAACCCATCAATGTCATTCCAACCTGTCAGCTCTTGCTCACAGAATTTCTTCCACTTGGTGTTGCCTCTTTGGTTTCTCTATCTTCACCAACTCAGGTACAAGGCATAAGACCTGAGGCCTAAttgactcatggacttgctgGATAGCTAGTCTGGCATGAAAAGACTAATTTCTTTGAGACTTTAACCCCTAGAAGGGGTATGCAACCCAGCCACATGGTGTCTAGAGCCACTACCAAGTTGTCAAGTCTTTCTGAGGAAAATGGAGGAATCAGTGGAGGCTGAGCCCTGAGGGACTCTGAAAAGGCACTGACATCTGCCTTTTCCTGAGACTGAGAGAAGTGGTAGATGTTCATGTACCATAGGCCTTTTCTGCCAGAAAGGCCTGATTCATTTTTCTGGGATGAACAAGACAATGATACCACTAGTATCCCCTAGACTTGTGCAGTGTACCACCTGCACAGCTGTATGTAGCAGTCCTACCAGAGCTCAGTCAGGCCTAGAAGAGAGTGGTGCCTGGAAACTTTTGGGCAAATGCATAAAAGAAGGAATGGAGTTACCCCCACCCACCACCACTATGGAAGGGATGACTGGTTGCCCTGACAAAATAGGCCACACTTGGGCTTAATGCAGCTATAGGAGACACTGTAGGCTTCTGAATGGGCGGAGCACAACAGAGGCTGTGACTCAGAAGGGTTATTTATGGAAGCATGCCCCTCACagaatttttcttccttccttgggTATGGGAGGGAATGtggaactatgttgtgccaacaaataaatatttgttcagtgaGTGAATGGATGAAGTTGCTGAGAGGTATTAGAGTTTTAGTGGTTACAAATGTGGGCCTTAAAGTCAGACATCCAGGACAATTTAAAGCAGAATCCCTCttttaccacttactagctgggtgGCCTCTCTATAATGAGCAAGTTGCTGGGCTTCTCAGATTCAGTTTCAAAATCTATAGTATGGGGGTAATATACATTgttgtcaggattaaatgagatcagttttggaaagtgcctagcacagtgcacAGCACAAAGGAAGACTTTAACGTCAACTGTTAtacaactggagccctggtggctcagtggttaagaactcggctgctaactaaaaagttagcagttcgaatccaccagctgctccttggaaaccctatgcggcatttctactttgtcctatagggtcgatatgagtcagaactgactcgatggcaatgggtttgggttttttttttgtttattgtagaactagagtccctaggtggtgtgaACAATCAATATGCtaggctgttaactaaaagttggaagtctgagtccacccagaggtgccttggaagaaatgcagggcaatctacttctgaaaaattagccatcgaaaaccctacagGACGAATCTGTGGCAACAGAAAGCGAAGTAGAAaattgggacctcataaaaaattaaatacctatATTCATTAAATgattttatcaaaagagtaaaaaaataacCTATAGCctgagaaaaaaatctttgggatcCACATATCCACTAaaggtctaatatccaaaatatatatatataaaactaccacaacttgacaacaaaaagacaacccaatcaaaaaatgggcaaaggacatgaacagacactttgccaaagaggatattcaagagGCCAATGAACACAAGAAGAGATGCTTGCAATCACTGTCCATTATAgagttgcaaatcaaaactacaatgagatactgctTTACTCCTACTAGAAtagcaatgataaaaaaaaaaaagaaagtaacaaatgttgttgaggatgtggggagattggaacccttatccattgctagtgggaacataaaatggtataACTGCTATAGAAAATAGTAcggtgattcctcaaaaaattacaaatacaactattatatgactcagcaattctactcctgggtATATATTCTAGGAACCTAAAAGTAGTAACACGAATGAACGTACACATACCTAcgctcatagcagcactattcacaacaacaaataggtggaaacaacctaagtgtgcttcaacagaggaatggataagaAAATGTGGTACCTAAGTACAATggaagccataaagagaaatgaagtcctgatgcaagctacaaaatggatgaacctcgaagacattatgttgagtgaaataagaagtccatcataaaaggacaaatactgtatgatctcacttacataaaaggacaagaataggtaaatatatagagaccaaaggttATAACTGGTTACCTGGGGAAGGAGGGCAGAGGAAGAGCGGGGACTTATTCTCTCAGAAGTCATGAGTTTATGTCTGTGGTCATGAGAAAATCGGTTAGACAAGTTGACATATGCAACTGATATCTCTTAAGTTGTACACTAGAAAAAGGGTGAAATACCAAATGTTGtggaataaataattaaaaaaaaaaacccctatggagcacagttctactctgacatacatggggtcatcatgagtcagagtagacatgacagcaactggtttggctttttattGTATAACTAGCCTGGGGACAGAACTGACTTCATGTCACCTCTTCCCAATAATGCCAGAGGCTACCAGTGAAGGGTGGTCTCAGGCAGAGGCTTCTATTCCCATTTGCCAAGAATCCAGGCGAGAGACCTCCCTGGGATTTGGGGAAGTGCCCCAGGTCTTCTTCTTACGCTCCCTGGCCACAGTGTGCATTTGGGTAAAGACGTATCTTCACTCATTCCTtggagagcttttaaaaaaaaaataacgagGACAAGAACCCAAAGGTTACAATTCAAAGCTGTGAAGGAGTTAGGCTCTGGTTCCTGGGCTGCCCAGCAGCTGGCCAACACTCTCAGTGTGCTTCATGCTAATGGGCCTGGCTCCAGGCCAAGGGAGAGGCCTAGGTCTGGGCCATGCTGGGATGGAACCAAATTAACGATGTCATTAGACTTGCCGGGAGTCTTAAATCTCTAGTGACAAGCTTAAGTGCAGGATGCAcgataacattttaaagaggacaTGTCAAGTCCCCAGGGCCCTTGAGTGACAGGTCTAGGATGGAATGATGAGGCAGCTAGGCCAGGCAGGCCTGGGTTGGGGCATGTAGGGTCTCCTGACCCGTGACCAGGGCTGGGTCTGGTCTGATGGTCAGGCGCTCAGGTCCTGCTGATGTCACCTACCTCAATGAACTTATTCCTTGTCCTTTATACCATCTATCAAACAGTCTCTGGAAACTAGCATAGGGATAGCCCTGTTTCGGGCTAGGGGGCCACAGAGTGCCCTCAGCCACGGTCTGCTGCCCTTGATGAGGTTCACAGCCCAGTGGAGGAGTCGGACTTGTATGTAGACAAGAACACTGTGGGATACATGCTTTAAGAAGGCAGTGAGGAATGTGGGAGCTCAAAGGAGCTGCCCAATAGTGACCATGTGTCTTGGTTTGCCCAGGATGGTCCACATTTATGGCTAAGGCAGATCACTCAAACCAAAAAATACAAACCCGGTGCCATCcggttgattcccactcatagcaatcctataggacagagcagaactgctccacaggatttccgaggctgtaaatctttacggaagcagactgccacatctttctcccatagagcggctgatgagttcaaactgctgaccttttggttagcagctgagtgcttaaccactgtgccactaggactccttgcAGGTCGCTCACTGTTAATTATTTGAGCTCCCCCTTCCACTCTCAAAAGTGTCTGGgtttcacctggagcaaaggagaatgaagaacaccaaggtcacaggacaactaagagcctaagagacagaaagggccacatgaaccagagacctacatcatcctgagaccagaagaactagttggtgcccggccacaatcgacaactgccctgacaggaagcataacagagaacccctgagggagcaggagatcagtgggatgcagaccccaaattcgcataaaaagaccatacttaatggtctgactgagactagaggaatcccggtggtcatggtccccaaaccttctgttggcacaggacaggaaccatccctgaagacaactcatcagacatgaaagggactggacagtgggtaggtgagagatgctgatgaagagtgagctaattatatcaggtggacacttgagactgtgttggcatctcctgtctggaagggagatgggaggatagagagagttggaagctggcaaaattgtcacgaatggagagactggaagggctgactcattgggggagagcaagtgggagcacggagtaaggtgtctataaccttatatgtgacagtctgacttgatttgtaaacattcacttgaagctcaataaaagttaataaaaaaaaaaagtgtctgggTTTGTATGATAAATATATATGGCCACCTTATATCTAACCTGGgagcagcggtggttcagtggtagaattctcatcttccatgctggACACCCAGCTTTagttcccggccaatgcacctcacgcatggccactacctgtctgtcagtggaggcttgcgtgttgctatgatgctgaacaggtttcaccaaagcttccagactaagatggactaggaagaaaggcctggcttctaaaaatcaaccagtgaaaaccctatggatcacaatggtctgattctattgtacatgaggttgtcatgagtcaggggctgacctgatggcagctaacagcaacatacCTAACCCAGACTggggggtcagggaaggcttctcaggAGAGGGCCCTTTTGACTACCCTGTGATTTTAGGGCATTGGCTGTGTGCATGACCTGGGGCTGTGGGAGGCCTGGGGTGCAGCCATTTCTGGAGGGGACGGTGGGTGGGGAGGCAAGCACAGACTAAGCATGAGGCCCCGTCATCATCCCAGCACTGCAGCCGGGAGCATCTCCTGACCACATCCCTCTCCTGCTCGGACATGCCAGGCTTCTACCCCTCGGCAGCACCCTCCCCTCAGCATGATCTCCAGGGCTCTGGAGATCATTCCGTGGTAACTCCCTCTCTCCTACTCCCCACTGATACTGCTTGTTCTCCTTGCCGTACCCTCCCTTCATCCCACATGGTGGGCTTCACTCTCAAGCCTGGTTCCGATGCCACCTCCTCCCTTAAGCCTTCCCTGACTTCAGGCAGAGGGACTGTCTGTGCCCCACAGCCTTTGCCTCCTCAGCTCCACCCCACAGAACTCAAGGCCTCCCACTGCAGACGCTGCCCCACCTGACCTGAGCCCTCTCTCTATCAGCACCTGGGCACTGGATTTAGCCTTGCTACGAtgacacatggagccctggtggcaaagtggttaagagctatggctgctaactaaaaggtctgcagtttgaatccaccagatgctcctttgaaaccctatggggcagttctagtcagtcctatagagtcgctacgagtcagaatcaactcagtggcaatgggtttggttttcacccTGACACTAGGCTTTTTTGGGGGTGGGATTACCTAGCCCCTCCTCAAGGGGCTGGACTCTGCCTGTCCAGCCCTAGGTGCAGCCTGGTTTGCTCTTCTAATTTGGGTGGATTAATCACCCCCCTCTGGCCCATTTCCAGTATGGGCATTGCTGGGAGACCCCAATATAGTTCCCGCTGCCAGAGACGGACCAGTGGTTCTGGACACAGGCCCAGAGAAAGTCTGAGCTGACTATTCCCTGAGGTCACCCCATTTCAGGTCAAGGTCAGCCACAGCCTGGCCAGGTCCCTGCCGTCAACCTGCCATCATGGCCAGGCCATCCTGAGTGGTGACCAGGTCCCCCTGCCACAGAGCTCCCTGGCTGCTCAGGACTCAAGGCTTCTTCCCCAGCAGATGACACAGAGTGGATGGCTGGTGAGATTCCTATGAGCCCTGTGGGTCAAGGTTCTTCTCTCCTCCCTCATCCCTCACCACGGACAGTCAGAGCTCTGAATTCTGAGCCTCCTGAGCAGAGTCTCCGGCTCCTCCCTCTTTCATTCTCTCCAAGGCGCCAAGCGCAATAAAGACCCACATGCGCCAGCGTGACAATCTCTCACTGAGCCAGGTTCTGTGCCTGGTCCCCGGCTACATCTCTAGCTTACACTCTAGCCCCCTCCTGCCCAGCTCTAGGCTCCAGATCTTCGGGTCCTGCCCTCTTGCCTCTGGCGCCTTCACATGTGGATTCCTCCTGTCTCTGGCCAACTCAGGCTCTTCTCTAAAATCTCATTTCCCAGGAATCTTCCTCTCCCCAGATACAGCCCCCACCCACAAGCCCATCTAAACTAGCTGCTCCTGCCTTGGGCTACAACTGCATCTCCTACTCCCTTCTCACAGCAAGAGTCACATTTTTGGACAATCACTTGTTGAATCACCCCGGATAAGATGGAAAGCCCCACAAGGGCAAGTCTCTTGGGCTCTCTACCATATCCTTTTTCTATAGTACTGTGCCTGGCAGTTATAAACtatttcattcactcattcagcagATATTTCCTGAGTCTtcccctgtgccaggcactgtctagtcaGTTGGAATATATGCATGAAAATAAAACAGAGCAAAATCCCTGCCCTAGTTCTAGTTCATGATTAGCCCTAGTCGGGGAAGAGCAGAAGATACATACCTAATTAAATACATAGCTAATTAGTGAATCAAGTGCATagtatattaaaaccaaaaaaccaaatttgttgccatcgagttgatgccaactcattgcgaacccatgtgttacagagtaaaactgctccatagggttttcttggttgtaatctttatggaagcagattgccaagtctttattCCACAgtaccacagaaaaaaatttttttttctttttttactacaGGGTGGGTTCAAAAACAACCAACCTTTAGGATAGTAGTTGtttgcaaaccatttgtgccacccagggaccttagtatgttctgttatgggttgaattgtgtcaccccaaaatgtgtgtcaatttggctaggccatgattttcagtattgtgtgattgtccatcattttgtcatctgatgtgatttccctatgtgttgtaaatcgtgcctctatgacgttaatgaggcagaattagaggcagttatgttaatgaggcaggattcaatctgcaagattaggttgtgtcgctatatttttatatctcttttgagatataaaagagagaagtgagtagagagacaggatgacctcacaccaccaagaaacaagagccagaagaatagtgcgtcctttggaaccagggtccctgtgctgagaagctcctcaaccagcgaagattgatgacaagggcctttccccagagttgacagagagagaaagcctccccctggagctggcacactgaattcagagttctagcATCCTAgacttgagagaataaatttctctttgttaaaggcacccacttgtggtatttctgttacagcagcactagataactcagacatactccaaaactcaaaaccaaactcaccatcaagtggattctgactcagtgaccgtataggaagaggagaactgccccatagggtttccaaactggtggatttgaactgccgaccttttggttagcagccaagctcttaaccattgtacccccAGGGCTCCCTTAGTATGTTAGAAGATGGTAAATGCCATGGGAAAAAGACGAAGCATAATTAAGGGGATGGAGGTGTGGGTGTGAGGGTCAGGGGAGTTGGGGCCAGCCTTGTTGAGAAAACACCTGAATTGAGTCTCCTAGGAAGTGAGGGAGGAAGCCATGGTGGTACCTGGGGAAAAAGCATTCCTgacagagggaacagccagtgcaaaggcagAAGCATGCCAGGCAGGCTCATGGAACAGTAAGGTGGCTGGAGTGGCATGTGTGAGGGGACAAGCAGAAGCAGATGTGGACAGGGGGCTGTGGCAGACCACAGGGGCTACACAGGCCCTCACAGATACTCTGGCTTTTACTTTGAGAGAAACAGGGAGCAAATGCAGCATCCAGAGCAGAGAAGTGGTCTGTTGACTAATTCAATAACTTCTTGAGTGAATGGAAATTCAAGCACCATGATAGAGGGAAACACAGGGGGTCTAGAGGAGCTGGGGAAACACCAGGGAATaaaggaaggcttcccagaggaggtgacAAGCAGGAGGAATCCAGAGTGTGGGAGGAGCCTGAGCAAGCCATAGAGGTCTGGAAGAACTGCAATAGGGAAAGGACTACAAGTTCCATAGGTCAGCAAAACAGGGTCTATGGGTAGGGGACCTGGGCGACAGGGTCAGCagaaggaagaccacagaggtcctagagaaaaaaaaaaaaagggaagcatCTTGAAATTCGTCCTGAGGCAATGGGGGGCACGATGAAGCCTGAGCAGGAGCGTGGGCCTCGGTTTTCCCAAATGTTGAACTGCACCTCCCAGGGCCCTCCTTGTTCTGACAGGCTAAGCTTCCAGGGTCCTAGGCCGAAGAGACACACAGACCCAGCTCAAGTTGCTGCTTTGTCACTGATaagttgtgtggccttgggcaagtcccctccctctctaagcctcagtttccccatctgtaaaataaaaataacaatagccCCTGCCTACCACGGCTGGAGTGAAGATTGCTTGTGCCTGGCACGCAATAGGTATCTAATATATGCCAGGTGGGTTCATATGGGCTTGGTTCGAGGCCTTTAGGAGCTGGTGACCCAGAGGCTGTCTGGGCTGAAGGAGGCGAACCTCACCTGGGACGTGTCATGGTTGAAGATGACAGCGTTGAGGTCCCCACAGTTGTAGTGCTTGATGAGGTCCTCGGTGGTGTAGGGCGCCTGTAGGCTCCCAGCCCGCACGCTCTCATGCTGCAGCAGTGTCTGGTTCAAGGCAAACAGCACCTGGGCAGAGGAAGGACAGAGGGGTAAGGGCTGTGCTAGGGTCCCTGGCTGGCCTCGAGGCCGACTCTCCTCCATCTGGACTTCAGGCAACAGGCGCTGAAACAGAGAAGGTATGTGGTGTCCAGCCTAGCTGGCTCAGCCTGAGCGTGTCCACACTTCCTGCTCCTCACTCACTGCTCTCTGAGCATGTTAGCCCTTCTCAGCTCCAGCCCTTTGCCCATTAAGGCCCGCTCCAGTTCTGAGTCTCACATCTTATCTAACAATGCGGTGAAATGAGAGACCTTGTTGTGTCTGAATTTTGGAATGATAGGTGAGTATTTTCTTTGACTCCTTTGTTTTCCTGTGCTTAAGGTATGTTCTAGAATGAGCACAGACTCATTTTGTCAGGAAGAGCTCCCCCAAGAAAGCAAaggaaacaaatgaacaaaaacaaaaattccacTTAGATGTCAAGGCCCAAATTAAATGCCACCTCGTCCAGAAGACTTCCTCAAGCTAGGACAAAGCACTTCGGGGCTGGCCACTTGAGTCAGCACGTGCTTCCCAAGGCTCCTCTGTGCTCTGAGGCACCTTGCAGGGCCCTGGGGTCACAGCTGGGCCCCAGCCAGACCTGTCAGCCATCAGGATCACCTGGAGTGCCACACAAAGACCAGATACCCAGGTCCCACCCTCCGGAATTGCAATCTCTCAAGTGGGGCTTGTATTTTTAATTAGCTccttcagaaattttttttt
This region includes:
- the LOC135227233 gene encoding metalloprotease TIKI2-like, which produces MEESRPRGQPGTLAQPLPLCPSSAQVLFALNQTLLQHESVRAGSLQAPYTTEDLIKHYNCGDLNAVIFNHDTSQLPNFINTTLPPHEQVTAQEIDSYFRQELIYKRNERMGKRVMALLQENEDKICFFAFGAGHFLGNNTVIDVLRQAGLEVEHTPAGQAIHRVHRQLRCMGRVVKKPLKALSLSLRVHAEILPISRREREAPHPWLSMGVQWKDQLHAVLGANLTLQATCSDTISETISNLIPVPDVYKRKSD